A single genomic interval of Mycobacterium sp. DL592 harbors:
- a CDS encoding TetR/AcrR family transcriptional regulator, producing MTSARQSTAGSGRGARGRILAAANRLFYRDGINATGVERLATEARVSKRTLYQHFPSKQAVVEEYLRGIEDTAGDPISPTPTDTGRAPRTRLLAIFDLALPPGQIRGCPFHNAAVEAAEAMPEVADIVRNHKQDFIDGLITLAGQAGAASPRLLGWQLAVLYEGAAALGTSLDDPAPWEHARKAAQILIDHALP from the coding sequence ATGACCAGTGCGCGGCAGTCGACGGCGGGCAGCGGCCGCGGTGCCCGCGGCCGCATCCTGGCGGCCGCCAATCGCCTCTTCTACCGCGACGGTATCAACGCCACCGGCGTCGAGCGGCTGGCCACCGAAGCCAGGGTATCCAAACGCACTCTGTACCAACACTTTCCAAGCAAGCAGGCCGTGGTGGAGGAATACCTTCGAGGTATCGAGGACACCGCAGGCGATCCGATCAGCCCCACCCCCACCGACACCGGCCGCGCACCCCGCACCCGGCTGCTGGCGATCTTCGACCTCGCACTCCCGCCCGGACAGATCCGTGGCTGCCCGTTCCACAATGCCGCCGTCGAGGCCGCCGAGGCGATGCCCGAGGTGGCAGACATCGTGCGCAACCACAAGCAGGATTTCATCGACGGCCTGATCACGTTGGCGGGCCAGGCCGGGGCGGCCAGCCCGCGTCTGCTCGGCTGGCAGTTGGCCGTGCTCTACGAGGGCGCGGCCGCCCTGGGCACCTCGCTGGACGACCCGGCCCCCTGGGAACATGCCCGTAAGGCTGCGCAGATTCTCATCGACCACGCCCTGCCCTAG
- a CDS encoding SDR family oxidoreductase, whose product MTSLAGQTVLVTGANRGMGRHYVSQLLERGAAKVYAAARDPHSIDVDDPRVVPLALDVTDAESVAAAVKAAPDVSVLINNAGIARLTSVLDPDSTALREQLETNLLGPLALAAAFADGIAERSGAVVNVSSVLAWLPVGASYGVSKAALWNATDSMRTELAPRGVQVVGVYVGLVDTEMGAFADAPKSDPADVVRQVLDGIEAGAQEVLADEVTRDVRRQLGTPLDER is encoded by the coding sequence GTGACGTCGTTAGCCGGACAGACCGTTCTGGTGACCGGGGCCAACCGGGGCATGGGCCGCCACTATGTGTCGCAGCTGCTCGAACGCGGCGCGGCCAAGGTGTATGCCGCGGCCCGCGATCCGCACAGCATCGACGTCGACGATCCGCGAGTGGTGCCACTGGCTTTGGACGTCACCGACGCGGAATCCGTGGCGGCGGCCGTGAAGGCTGCACCCGATGTCAGCGTGCTCATCAACAATGCCGGCATCGCGCGACTGACCTCAGTGCTCGACCCGGACAGCACGGCACTGCGCGAGCAACTCGAGACCAACCTGCTGGGTCCGCTGGCGCTGGCTGCGGCCTTCGCCGACGGGATCGCCGAGCGCTCCGGTGCGGTCGTCAACGTGTCCTCGGTCCTGGCCTGGTTGCCGGTCGGCGCCAGCTACGGAGTGTCGAAGGCCGCGCTGTGGAATGCCACCGACTCGATGCGAACGGAACTGGCACCCCGCGGTGTTCAGGTCGTCGGGGTCTACGTCGGCCTGGTTGACACGGAGATGGGGGCGTTCGCCGATGCGCCCAAGTCCGATCCCGCCGACGTGGTGCGCCAGGTTCTCGACGGCATCGAAGCCGGTGCGCAGGAGGTGCTCGCCGACGAGGTGACCCGGGATGTGCGTCGACAACTCGGAACGCCACTCGACGAGCGCTGA
- a CDS encoding DNA polymerase domain-containing protein, whose translation MATKAEELDVDGVAVRLTNRDKIYFPKLGSAGTKGTLVEYYRTVACSGPLLTALRDRPTHLQRFPDGIDGEEIYQKRVPEKHPDYLQTCRVTFPSGRTADALKVTHPSAVVWAAQMGTVTFHPWQVRCPDTDHPDELRVDLDPQPGTGFAEARTIAVDILKPLLDELGLVGYPKTSGGRGVHVFLRITPQWDFIAVRRAGIALAREVERRAEDLVTTSWWKEERGRRVFIDYNQNARDRTFAAAYAVRATPIATVSTPLTWDELAGADPDDYTMATVPALIAERGDPMAGMDSVAQSIEPLLAMVGADEARGLGDLPYPPNYPKMPGEPKRVQPSRDTDLKADKG comes from the coding sequence GTGGCGACCAAAGCCGAGGAACTCGACGTCGACGGTGTCGCGGTGCGGCTCACCAACCGCGACAAGATCTACTTTCCCAAGCTCGGCTCCGCGGGGACCAAGGGCACGCTCGTCGAGTACTACCGAACGGTGGCCTGCAGTGGCCCGCTGTTGACGGCGCTGCGCGATCGGCCGACACATCTGCAGCGCTTCCCGGACGGGATCGACGGCGAGGAGATCTACCAGAAGCGGGTGCCCGAGAAGCATCCCGACTATCTCCAGACCTGCCGGGTGACGTTCCCGTCCGGCCGCACCGCCGATGCGCTGAAGGTGACCCATCCGTCGGCGGTGGTGTGGGCCGCCCAGATGGGCACCGTGACGTTTCACCCGTGGCAGGTCCGCTGCCCGGACACCGACCATCCCGACGAACTGCGGGTGGACCTCGACCCCCAGCCGGGTACCGGTTTCGCCGAGGCGCGCACCATCGCCGTCGACATCCTCAAGCCGTTGCTCGACGAACTGGGCCTGGTCGGCTACCCGAAGACCTCCGGTGGGCGTGGGGTACACGTGTTCCTGCGCATCACACCGCAGTGGGACTTCATCGCCGTGCGCCGGGCCGGCATCGCGCTGGCGCGTGAAGTCGAAAGGCGTGCAGAGGATTTGGTGACGACCTCGTGGTGGAAGGAGGAGCGGGGCCGGCGTGTCTTCATCGACTACAACCAGAACGCCCGCGACCGCACGTTCGCCGCCGCGTACGCGGTGCGCGCCACCCCGATCGCCACGGTGTCCACGCCGCTGACGTGGGACGAGTTGGCCGGCGCCGATCCCGACGACTACACGATGGCCACCGTGCCCGCCTTGATCGCCGAACGGGGCGACCCGATGGCCGGGATGGATTCGGTGGCGCAGTCGATCGAACCGCTGCTGGCGATGGTCGGCGCCGACGAAGCGCGCGGTCTCGGGGACCTGCCCTATCCGCCGAACTACCCGAAGATGCCGGGTGAACCCAAGCGGGTGCAGCCCAGCCGGGACACCGACCTGAAGGCCGATAAGGGCTGA
- a CDS encoding PecA family PE domain-processing aspartic protease: MTSYLPTDPIVPGVALALGKQQITDAQTSLNTVTWASGNIAGGLAAIVPQLLLSSASATLNFYSATNAGAQGFYATTANIPIVHQLAGGNLLLNILLPSLAGAEMNTAAFFLPLVGVFTGGTALDPVTNSLSAAISNSRVYGFVPVSMKATTEPVVYISVNGGPSVPVLVDTGSSGLVISRNAVNTTGLGSATGTGSATYSGAVTETYHYTDYTTTVDFGNGIVTDPTTVHIVDQADSAAFENFLSWGADGILGIGANAAGFAPNVPTASLPGELKDGVFLYQGLFLGFAGLMIVGQNPLPVRTSVPGAPTAYVQVQINNGTKTTVGSIIDSGGVYGTILQSIVGGAIGSTVPAGTTISVYTADGSTLLYSYTTTSYGSPTVISTGLINTGYFAFQQGPVYINYAAPDLIGSTDFDYA; encoded by the coding sequence ATGACGTCGTACCTGCCGACAGACCCGATCGTCCCCGGAGTCGCGCTGGCGCTCGGCAAACAGCAAATCACCGACGCGCAGACCTCGCTGAACACCGTGACGTGGGCAAGCGGGAACATCGCCGGCGGCCTGGCCGCGATCGTGCCGCAGCTATTGCTCTCCAGCGCATCAGCCACCTTGAACTTCTACTCGGCAACCAACGCCGGGGCGCAAGGCTTCTACGCCACCACCGCAAACATCCCGATCGTCCACCAGCTGGCCGGCGGCAATCTGCTGCTCAACATTCTGTTGCCGTCGTTGGCCGGGGCCGAGATGAACACGGCGGCGTTCTTCCTGCCGCTGGTCGGGGTGTTCACCGGTGGTACCGCCCTCGACCCGGTGACCAACAGCCTGAGCGCCGCGATATCGAACAGTCGCGTGTACGGCTTCGTGCCGGTCTCCATGAAGGCCACCACCGAGCCGGTCGTCTACATCTCGGTCAACGGCGGCCCCAGCGTGCCGGTGCTCGTCGACACCGGTTCCTCGGGCCTGGTGATCTCACGCAACGCCGTGAACACCACCGGCCTCGGCAGCGCGACCGGTACCGGCTCCGCCACCTACAGCGGAGCGGTGACCGAGACCTACCACTACACCGACTACACCACCACGGTGGACTTCGGAAACGGCATCGTCACCGACCCGACGACCGTCCACATCGTCGACCAAGCCGACTCGGCGGCGTTCGAGAACTTCCTCAGCTGGGGTGCCGACGGCATCCTGGGCATCGGGGCGAACGCGGCCGGCTTCGCCCCGAACGTGCCCACCGCGTCGCTGCCGGGAGAACTGAAGGACGGGGTGTTCCTCTACCAGGGGCTGTTCCTGGGGTTCGCCGGGCTGATGATCGTCGGCCAGAACCCGCTGCCGGTGCGAACCTCGGTGCCCGGTGCGCCCACCGCCTACGTGCAGGTGCAGATCAACAACGGCACCAAGACGACGGTCGGGTCGATCATCGACTCCGGCGGGGTGTACGGAACCATACTGCAGTCGATCGTCGGCGGGGCAATCGGTTCTACGGTGCCGGCTGGAACCACGATCTCGGTGTACACCGCGGACGGCAGCACGCTGCTGTACTCCTACACCACGACGTCCTACGGCAGCCCGACGGTGATCTCGACCGGCCTGATCAACACCGGCTACTTCGCGTTCCAGCAGGGTCCGGTGTACATCAACTACGCCGCGCCGGACCTCATCGGTTCCACGGATTTCGACTACGCCTGA
- a CDS encoding CocE/NonD family hydrolase → MSLGVGAALLSSGCGLAWADGSTGAAATSGTDNSSSADAGSSGSHAKATGGTRRAASDTGKVSSSGGAQSSSKHSASVTLTSPTTSSDTAPAAATATGGSAEPTSYAAVSTIAAPSTSTVGSVNPIAPTTATPATGGPAAPVDSPLALALAAFTRREAAGTLSAANVTAQTTASLTVGSNPIVVTPTLAIDNGVIVGQNYVTAPVGATLVYTLIGAPDKGGKVTFSATTDPNYVLGNFSYLPDQSVLTGATNEKFTIMVAQNTGFDQFVGSIPILGSLATPIINALHQTPILGDLLAPVIGYASFATFNSNTVLPSTAPVAYTYKMSSFDGALISVNWFPAVGLAAGDKQQTVLDGPGLATAGQTDPYQLYGISGLTAGVSQLRSAGFNVVTWDPRGEFASGGVLQLDNPFFEGRDVSAIVSWVAGLSASKLDSPGDPVVGMVGGSYGGGIQLTSAATDPRIDAIVPGIAWNSLNNSLYPDGAFKTAYGSLLLLSLITSGARINNQIYLGVLSGDLIGYLSQTAQAVLSSSGPTSLLNNLKIPVLFLQGTVDVLFTLQQAIDNAQTVLANGNTDLKMVWYCGGHGVCLTGPTSPNPNIADTITFLNQQLKGITPPVGTEIPTFQYTDQKGNWYQSTNLPVSGSPFFGTPVQVLNNADGGVLGIVPFLGGSGPGSGNPPYQATLPYSLGLASKASNAINVAVNTNGISQIVGAPTLSFDYQGLGTNRFVYAQLVDNATGLVVGNLVTPVPVTMDGQNHTATINMENIVYTVANPNVDNLTLQITSSTTAYWSLSSFGAVKISNINLTLPTPATITPETL, encoded by the coding sequence GTGTCCCTGGGGGTCGGCGCCGCCCTGTTGTCCTCCGGATGTGGTCTGGCATGGGCGGACGGCTCGACCGGAGCAGCGGCCACCTCCGGCACTGACAACTCCAGCTCGGCCGACGCCGGCTCGTCCGGCTCGCACGCGAAGGCCACCGGCGGCACCCGGCGGGCGGCCTCCGACACCGGCAAGGTGAGCAGCAGCGGCGGCGCGCAGAGCAGCTCGAAGCACTCGGCCAGCGTCACGCTGACGAGCCCGACTACCTCGTCCGACACTGCCCCCGCGGCCGCGACAGCCACCGGCGGATCGGCTGAGCCCACCAGTTATGCGGCGGTGTCCACCATCGCCGCACCGTCGACCTCGACCGTCGGTTCGGTGAACCCCATCGCGCCGACGACGGCCACTCCCGCGACCGGCGGCCCGGCCGCGCCGGTCGACTCGCCGCTGGCTCTGGCGCTGGCCGCGTTCACCCGCCGCGAGGCAGCCGGCACGCTCAGCGCCGCCAACGTCACCGCGCAGACCACCGCGTCGTTGACCGTCGGCAGCAACCCGATCGTCGTCACCCCAACCCTGGCCATCGACAACGGCGTCATCGTCGGCCAGAACTACGTCACCGCGCCCGTGGGCGCCACCCTCGTCTACACCCTGATCGGCGCCCCGGACAAGGGCGGCAAGGTCACGTTCTCGGCGACCACCGATCCCAACTACGTGCTGGGCAACTTCAGTTACTTGCCCGATCAGTCGGTTCTCACCGGCGCCACCAACGAGAAGTTCACCATCATGGTGGCCCAGAACACGGGGTTCGATCAGTTCGTGGGCAGCATCCCGATCCTCGGTTCGCTGGCCACCCCGATCATCAACGCCCTGCACCAGACGCCGATCCTCGGTGACCTGCTGGCACCGGTCATCGGCTACGCCAGCTTCGCGACGTTCAACTCCAACACCGTGCTGCCGAGCACCGCCCCGGTGGCCTACACCTACAAGATGTCGTCGTTCGACGGCGCCCTGATCAGCGTCAACTGGTTCCCCGCCGTGGGCCTTGCGGCCGGGGACAAGCAGCAGACCGTGCTCGACGGTCCCGGTCTGGCCACCGCCGGCCAGACCGACCCATACCAGCTCTACGGCATCTCCGGGCTGACGGCGGGTGTGTCCCAGCTCCGTTCGGCCGGCTTCAACGTCGTCACCTGGGATCCGCGCGGCGAGTTCGCCTCCGGCGGCGTCCTGCAGCTGGACAACCCCTTCTTCGAGGGCCGCGACGTCTCGGCCATCGTCAGCTGGGTCGCCGGCCTGTCCGCTTCCAAGCTCGACAGCCCCGGGGACCCCGTCGTCGGTATGGTCGGCGGTTCCTACGGTGGCGGCATCCAGCTGACCAGCGCGGCCACCGATCCCCGCATCGACGCCATCGTTCCGGGTATCGCCTGGAACTCGCTGAACAACTCGCTGTACCCCGATGGCGCGTTCAAGACGGCCTACGGGTCGCTGCTGCTGCTGTCGCTGATCACCTCCGGCGCCCGGATCAACAACCAGATCTACCTCGGTGTGCTCTCCGGCGACCTGATCGGCTACCTGAGCCAGACCGCGCAGGCCGTGTTGAGCAGCAGCGGCCCGACCTCGCTGCTGAACAACCTGAAGATTCCGGTGCTGTTCCTGCAGGGCACCGTCGACGTGCTGTTCACGCTGCAGCAGGCCATCGATAACGCCCAGACCGTGCTGGCCAACGGCAACACCGACCTCAAGATGGTCTGGTACTGCGGCGGCCATGGCGTGTGCCTGACCGGGCCGACGTCGCCGAACCCGAACATCGCCGACACCATCACGTTCCTCAACCAGCAGCTGAAGGGGATCACGCCCCCGGTGGGCACGGAGATCCCGACGTTCCAGTACACCGACCAGAAGGGCAACTGGTATCAGTCCACCAACCTTCCGGTGTCGGGCAGCCCGTTCTTCGGCACCCCGGTTCAGGTGCTCAACAACGCTGACGGCGGAGTGCTGGGGATCGTGCCGTTCCTCGGCGGATCCGGGCCGGGATCGGGCAACCCGCCTTACCAGGCGACGCTGCCGTACTCGCTGGGGCTGGCCTCGAAGGCCTCGAACGCGATCAACGTTGCGGTCAACACCAACGGGATCAGCCAGATCGTCGGGGCACCCACGCTGAGCTTCGACTACCAGGGTCTGGGCACCAACCGCTTCGTCTATGCCCAGCTGGTCGACAATGCCACCGGCCTGGTGGTCGGTAACCTGGTCACGCCGGTCCCCGTGACGATGGACGGCCAGAACCACACCGCCACCATCAACATGGAGAACATCGTCTACACCGTCGCCAACCCGAACGTCGACAACCTCACGCTGCAGATCACCAGCTCGACCACGGCGTACTGGAGCCTGTCGTCGTTCGGCGCGGTCAAGATCTCCAACATCAACCTGACGTTGCCGACCCCGGCGACGATCACCCCGGAAACGCTCTAG
- a CDS encoding cutinase family protein produces MPPNRPVHMVAAAVITLVAPLTSAPPALAAPCPDVQVVYARGANTTPPVDSVGQAFVNTLSAQVAPKSLAVYGVDYPANLDISASTAQGASATWVYVQNLVAACPATRLVLSGYSQGANVMDALTADSGTAFTAETAMPAAVAGHVAAVVLFGNPSRKVGGGPQPGRSTLYGSKTIDLCVSGDPICSTGIDLIAHGRYIESGTVGQGVRYAASRLL; encoded by the coding sequence GTGCCCCCCAACCGTCCGGTTCACATGGTTGCTGCAGCGGTCATCACGCTCGTCGCCCCGTTGACATCCGCACCGCCCGCCCTTGCCGCACCGTGCCCCGATGTCCAGGTGGTCTACGCGCGGGGCGCCAACACCACTCCCCCGGTCGACTCCGTCGGCCAGGCATTCGTCAACACCCTGAGCGCTCAGGTGGCGCCGAAGTCGCTCGCGGTGTACGGAGTCGACTATCCGGCGAATCTGGACATCAGCGCGTCCACTGCCCAAGGTGCTTCAGCCACTTGGGTTTACGTGCAGAACCTGGTGGCCGCCTGCCCCGCCACCCGATTGGTGCTCAGCGGCTACTCGCAAGGGGCCAATGTCATGGACGCGCTCACCGCCGACTCCGGCACCGCCTTCACGGCTGAGACCGCGATGCCCGCTGCGGTCGCCGGCCACGTCGCTGCGGTGGTGTTGTTCGGCAACCCGTCCCGCAAGGTCGGCGGTGGACCGCAGCCCGGCAGGAGCACGCTCTACGGCTCCAAGACGATCGACCTGTGCGTGTCGGGCGACCCGATCTGCTCGACAGGAATCGACCTCATCGCACACGGCAGGTACATCGAATCAGGCACCGTCGGCCAGGGCGTGCGGTACGCAGCCAGCCGGCTGCTGTAG
- a CDS encoding dihydrodipicolinate reductase: MHNIAPYRVVQWTTGNVGKSSVAAIAANPTLELVGCYAWSPDKAGRDVGELVGIEPLGVTATNDVDALLALKPDCVVYNPMWNDVDELVRILSAGVNVVASASFVTGHNLGEDRTRILEACIAGGSTMFGSGVSPGFAELLAIVATTACDRVDKVTIAESADTTLYDSPDTERPCGFGMRIDDPELPDKAAEGTAIFAEAVALVADSLGVELDEIVCEAEYAQTTEDLVMASWTIPAGHVAGVYASWQGRVDGATVIDLNVRWRKGQTLDPDWKLDGDGWKITIDGRPTVTMTVGFLPPPDLIENATSIEDFFVLGHIMTAMPPIHAIPAVVAAAPGIATYNDLPLPNARGVTPLARKA, encoded by the coding sequence GTGCACAACATCGCCCCGTATCGGGTCGTCCAGTGGACGACAGGCAACGTCGGAAAAAGCTCGGTAGCGGCCATCGCGGCCAACCCCACCCTCGAACTCGTCGGCTGCTACGCCTGGTCGCCGGACAAAGCAGGCCGCGACGTCGGCGAGCTGGTCGGCATCGAGCCGCTCGGCGTGACGGCCACCAATGACGTCGACGCCCTGCTGGCACTCAAGCCGGACTGCGTGGTCTACAACCCGATGTGGAACGACGTCGACGAACTGGTCCGCATCCTGTCGGCCGGGGTCAACGTCGTCGCCTCGGCATCCTTCGTCACCGGCCACAACCTCGGCGAGGATCGCACCCGCATCCTCGAGGCCTGCATAGCCGGCGGGTCGACGATGTTCGGCTCAGGTGTCAGTCCCGGCTTCGCCGAGCTGCTCGCGATCGTCGCGACGACCGCCTGCGACCGCGTTGACAAAGTCACCATCGCCGAGTCTGCCGACACCACGCTCTACGACTCCCCCGACACCGAGCGGCCGTGCGGTTTCGGTATGCGCATCGACGATCCCGAGCTGCCGGACAAGGCCGCCGAAGGCACGGCGATCTTCGCCGAGGCGGTTGCGCTGGTGGCCGACTCGCTCGGCGTGGAACTCGACGAGATCGTCTGCGAAGCCGAATATGCCCAGACCACTGAGGATCTCGTGATGGCGTCCTGGACCATCCCCGCCGGCCATGTGGCCGGGGTCTACGCCAGCTGGCAGGGTCGGGTCGACGGCGCAACCGTCATCGACCTCAATGTCCGGTGGCGCAAGGGTCAGACCCTCGATCCCGACTGGAAGCTCGACGGCGACGGCTGGAAGATCACCATCGATGGCCGCCCGACGGTCACCATGACCGTCGGCTTCCTGCCGCCGCCGGACCTGATCGAGAATGCAACGTCCATCGAGGACTTCTTCGTCCTCGGCCACATCATGACAGCGATGCCGCCGATCCACGCCATCCCGGCCGTCGTCGCGGCCGCGCCGGGTATCGCGACCTACAACGACCTACCACTGCCCAACGCCCGCGGGGTGACTCCGCTGGCGCGGAAAGCCTGA